A window of the Helianthus annuus cultivar XRQ/B chromosome 4, HanXRQr2.0-SUNRISE, whole genome shotgun sequence genome harbors these coding sequences:
- the LOC110937561 gene encoding uncharacterized protein LOC110937561 isoform X1, producing MAAAEARAAWQRTANRYFVQEDAKRAPKLACVPPSSSSQSKQIDTRPPTNGISDFAPPTANSLYSNLSPDSRWWLRLQPNHLHQTGLTNDKVNTEAENSQQFVDIMDSQSTIKVDRVGEESYEFVEMDSVYKEVDEFSLDSEFPHWMEIEKNHELPWWRMADKDDLASFVAQRSNDFIENCDLPSPRNASFKRDPYGDDRSARKNDDISTSSRISRPQRPQCENAASPNASSGPVSPLSTQSGVGDSTVNEGSRILEMDPSKRKLLEALCHSQTRAREAEKAAKQAYEEREHVVRLIFKQASQLFAYKQWVYLLQLENLYNQIKTNKIAPVLPAYPWRVQRRKTRRNIPAKKRTHEKRGNCDLGVYAVAFAVGLGLVGAGLLLGWTVGWMFI from the exons ATGGCTGCAGCAGAAGCACGAGCAGCATGGCAACGGACTGCGAACCGTTATTTTGTTCAAGAAGATGCGAAAAGAGCTCCGAAATTAGCTTGTgttccaccatcatcatcatcacagtcgAAACAAATCGACACGAGACCTCCCACGAATGGAATTTCCGATTTTGCCCCTCCTACCGCCAACTCGTTGTACTCGAACCTCTCTCCGGATTCAAGATGGTGGCTTCGGTTGCAGCCTAACCATTTACACCAAACCGGTTTGACCAACGATAAAGTCAACACCGAGGCTGAAAATTCTCAACAATTTGTCGACATTATGGATTCTCAGTCAACTATTAAAGTTGACCGTGTAGGTGAAGAATCGTATGAGTTTGTGGAAATGGATTCTGTTTATAAAGAAGTGGATGAGTTCAGTTTGGACTCGGAATTCCCTCATTGGATGGAGATTGAGAAGAACCATGAGTTGCCGTGGTGGCGAATGGCCGATAAAGATGACTTGGCATCGTTTGTTGCTCAGAGATCGAATGATTTCATTGAGAATTGTGATTTACCTTCGCCACGAAACGCAAGTTTCAAGAGGGACCCGTATGGTGATGATCGATCTGCGCGTAAGAATGATGATATATCCACCTCTTCTAGGATTTCAAGACCACAAAGGCCCCAATGTGAAAATGCAGCTAGCCCAAATGCCAGTTCAGGGCCAGTCAG TCCTCTAAGCACACAAAGCGGTGTCGGTGACAGCACAGTTAATGAAGGTTCTAGAATTCTAGAGATGGATCCAAGCAAACGTAAGCTTCTAGAAGCGCTCTGCCATTCACAAACACGAGCACGAGAAGCAGAAAAGGCAGCAAAACAAGCATACGAGGAGAGAGAACATGTCGTGAGGCTAATATTCAAACAAGCATCTCAATTATTCGCGTATAAACAATGGGTATATCTTTTACAGCTCGAGAATCTTTATAACCAAATAAAAACCAACAAGATCGCCCCTGTTTTACCGGCTTATCCATGGCGCGTGCAACGCAGAAAAACACGCAGGAATATTCCCGCTAAGAAAAGAACACACGAAAAACGAGGTAACTGTGATTTAGGTGTGTATGCCGTGGCTTTTGCTGTTGGATTGGGGCTTGTTGGTGCGGGTTTGCTGCTTGGGTGGACCGTGGGTTGGATGTTTATCTAG
- the LOC110937561 gene encoding uncharacterized protein LOC110937561 isoform X2 — protein MAAAEARAAWQRTANRYFVQEDAKRAPKLACVPPSSSSQSKQIDTRPPTNGISDFAPPTANSLYSNLSPDSRWWLRLQPNHLHQTGLTNDKVNTEAENSQQFVDIMDSQSTIKVDRVGEESYEFVEMDSVYKEVDEFSLDSEFPHWMEIEKNHELPWWRMADKDDLASFVAQRSNDFIENCDLPSPRNASFKRDPYGDDRSARKNDDISTSSRISRPQRPQCENAASPNASSGPVSTQSGVGDSTVNEGSRILEMDPSKRKLLEALCHSQTRAREAEKAAKQAYEEREHVVRLIFKQASQLFAYKQWVYLLQLENLYNQIKTNKIAPVLPAYPWRVQRRKTRRNIPAKKRTHEKRGNCDLGVYAVAFAVGLGLVGAGLLLGWTVGWMFI, from the exons ATGGCTGCAGCAGAAGCACGAGCAGCATGGCAACGGACTGCGAACCGTTATTTTGTTCAAGAAGATGCGAAAAGAGCTCCGAAATTAGCTTGTgttccaccatcatcatcatcacagtcgAAACAAATCGACACGAGACCTCCCACGAATGGAATTTCCGATTTTGCCCCTCCTACCGCCAACTCGTTGTACTCGAACCTCTCTCCGGATTCAAGATGGTGGCTTCGGTTGCAGCCTAACCATTTACACCAAACCGGTTTGACCAACGATAAAGTCAACACCGAGGCTGAAAATTCTCAACAATTTGTCGACATTATGGATTCTCAGTCAACTATTAAAGTTGACCGTGTAGGTGAAGAATCGTATGAGTTTGTGGAAATGGATTCTGTTTATAAAGAAGTGGATGAGTTCAGTTTGGACTCGGAATTCCCTCATTGGATGGAGATTGAGAAGAACCATGAGTTGCCGTGGTGGCGAATGGCCGATAAAGATGACTTGGCATCGTTTGTTGCTCAGAGATCGAATGATTTCATTGAGAATTGTGATTTACCTTCGCCACGAAACGCAAGTTTCAAGAGGGACCCGTATGGTGATGATCGATCTGCGCGTAAGAATGATGATATATCCACCTCTTCTAGGATTTCAAGACCACAAAGGCCCCAATGTGAAAATGCAGCTAGCCCAAATGCCAGTTCAGGGCCAGTCAG CACACAAAGCGGTGTCGGTGACAGCACAGTTAATGAAGGTTCTAGAATTCTAGAGATGGATCCAAGCAAACGTAAGCTTCTAGAAGCGCTCTGCCATTCACAAACACGAGCACGAGAAGCAGAAAAGGCAGCAAAACAAGCATACGAGGAGAGAGAACATGTCGTGAGGCTAATATTCAAACAAGCATCTCAATTATTCGCGTATAAACAATGGGTATATCTTTTACAGCTCGAGAATCTTTATAACCAAATAAAAACCAACAAGATCGCCCCTGTTTTACCGGCTTATCCATGGCGCGTGCAACGCAGAAAAACACGCAGGAATATTCCCGCTAAGAAAAGAACACACGAAAAACGAGGTAACTGTGATTTAGGTGTGTATGCCGTGGCTTTTGCTGTTGGATTGGGGCTTGTTGGTGCGGGTTTGCTGCTTGGGTGGACCGTGGGTTGGATGTTTATCTAG